One region of Miscanthus floridulus cultivar M001 chromosome 19, ASM1932011v1, whole genome shotgun sequence genomic DNA includes:
- the LOC136529254 gene encoding probable serine/threonine-protein kinase PBL17 produces MISHISILRKMHRWILPSCGDMRQPRQSSSARRRDEAPRPAAAPSKLRKVGSEGMLVLAVPKDVEEFRTMSACGRLKLFTYDELRKATGDFNPGQIVGEGGFGVVYRGVIDGAVRKGYPPTEVAVKVLNPEGLQGDREWLTEVSYLGQYSHPNLVELIGYCCEDDHRLLVYEFMAKGSLEHHLFRRACSLSWTTRVAIALHVARGLAFLHGPDRPIIYRDFKTSNILLDAEFNAKLSDFGLAKEGPMGGETHVSTRVMGTYGYAAPEYIATGHLTVMSDVYGFGVVLLEMLVGRRALEPSRAGARDGSLVDWARPILIRPKKLERILDRRMGEVGPEMGLERVARLAYDCLSQNPKVRPSMARVVTTLEAVLAADDAPPR; encoded by the exons ATGATCAGCCACATATCGATCCTCCGGAAAATGCATCGCTGGATCCTCCCTAGCTGCGGCGACATGCGCCAGCCGCGCCAGTCGTCGTCGGCCCGCCGTCGAG ATGAGGCCCCGAGGCCAGCGGCGGCCCCTTCAAAGCTGAGGAAGGTGGGGTCGGAGGGAATGCTGGTGCTGGCCGTGCCCAAGGACGTGGAAGAGTTCCGGACCATGTCGGCGTGCGGCCGCCTCAAGCTCTTCACGTACGACGAGCTCAGGAAGGCCACCGGCGACTTCAACCCGGGGCAGATCGTCGGCGAGGGCGGCTTCGGCGTCGTCTACAGAGGGGTCATCGACGGCGCCGTGCGCAAGGGGTACCCTCCCACGGAGGTCGCCGTCAAGGTGCTCAACCCGGAGGGCCTCCAGGGCGACAGGGAGTGGCTG ACGGAGGTGAGCTACCTCGGGCAGTACAGCCACCCGAACCTGGTGGAGCTCATCGGCTACTGCTGCGAGGACGACCACCGGCTGCTGGTGTACGAGTTCATGGCCAAGGGCAGCCTGGAGCACCACCTGTTCCGCCGCGCCTGCAGCCTGTCGTGGACGACGCGGGTGGCCATTGCGCTCCACGTCGCCAGGGGCCTCGCCTTCCTCCACGGGCCCGACCGCCCCATCATCTACCGGGACTTCAAGACCTCCAACATCTTGCTCGACGCG gaattcaACGCCAAGCTGTCGGACTTCGGGCTCGCCAAGGAGGGGCCGATGGGCGGCGAGACGCACGTGTCCACCAGGGTCATGGGCACCTACGGCTACGCCGCGCCGGAGTACATAGCCACCG GGCACCTGACGGTGATGAGCGACGTGTACGGCTTCGGCGTGGTGCTGCTGGAGATGCTGGTGGGGCGGCGCGCGCTGGAGCCGAGCCGGGCGGGGGCCCGCGACGGCAGCCTGGTGGACTGGGCGCGGCCCATCCTGATCCGGCCCAAGAAGCTGGAGCGGATCCTGGACCGGCGGATGGGCGAGGTGGGCCCGGAGATGGGCCTGGAGCGCGTGGCCCGCCTCGCCTACGACTGCCTCAGCCAGAACCCCAAGGTCCGGCCCTCCATGGCCAGGGTCGTCACCACGCTCGAGGCCGTCCTCGCCGCCGACGACGCCCCGCCGCGGTGA